From Zingiber officinale cultivar Zhangliang chromosome 5B, Zo_v1.1, whole genome shotgun sequence, the proteins below share one genomic window:
- the LOC121986545 gene encoding mannan endo-1,4-beta-mannosidase 5-like: MAKLGGSQLFLCVLALVAATAAADLPGFVESIDKTFWTEGSTFLFNGFNAHWLMGDAASPLSNGSKVTALFKEAAAAGLTVCRTWAFYDGFSNDSLQVTPGVYHEQVFKGLDFVISEARNNGLRVILSLVNNYNDYGGRAQYVDWARRAGLVVPSVDDFYTHDIVKGYFKDHIEYMLNRMNTFTKMAYKNDPSIMAWELINEPHCESDPSGKIFTAWVQEMATFLKTIDNNHLLGVGLEGFYGSSTPDKVKINNPNAVQIGVDFMEVHKVIQIDYATVHANPDFWLKGQSEDKKKEFINQWLWNHWKDSLEVLGKPFMLGAFGKTKKDPGYSEQIRNDFYSTVYDSIYSISKNGHKTFTGGLMWQLFVEGMESQDDGFEIILSQDASATALILNQSKKMGELAGAA; the protein is encoded by the exons ATGGCGAAGTTGGGCGGATCGCAGCTCTTCTTGTGTGTACTAGCGCTGGTGGCGGCGACGGCAGCAGCGGATCTCCCGGGGTTCGTCGAGAGTATAGACAAGACATTCTGGACGGAAGGGTCTACGTTCCTCTTCAACGGTTTCAACGCTCACTGGCTAATGGGCGACGCGGCGTCTCCCCTCTCCAACGGGAGCAAGGTCACGGCGCTGTTCAAAGAGGCGGCTGCCGCCGGCCTCACCGTCTGCCGCACATGGGCGTTCTACGACGGCTTCAGCAACGACTCGCTTCAGGTGACGCCCGGCGTTTACCATGAGCAAGTCTTCAAg GGCCTGGACTTCGTGATATCAGAAGCCAGGAATAATGGGTTACGAGTGATTTTAAGCTTGGTGAACAATTACAATGATTACGGCGGTCGAGCACAATACGTCGACTGGGCTCGCAGGGCAGGTTTGGTCGTGCCAAGCGTCGATGATTTCTACACACACGATATTGTAAAGGGCTACTTCAAGGACCACATCGag TATATGCTAAACAGGATGAACACCTTCACAAAGATGGCCTACAAAAATGATCCCTCAATCATGGCTTGGGAGCTCATTAACGAGCCCCACTGCGAGTCCGACCCCTCGGGGAAAATTTTTACG GCTTGGGTGCAAGAGATGGCAACCTTCCTGAAGACCATAGACAACAATCACCTTCTTGGGGTCGGACTTGAGGGCTTTTATGGAAGTTCTACACCGGACAAAGTCAAAATCAACAACCCTAATGCGGTTCAAATTGGCGTTGACTTTATGGAAGTCCACAAAGTCATCCAGATCGATTATGCAACCGTCCATGCCAACCCGGATTTTTG GTTAAAAGGGCAAAGCGAGGATAAGAAAAAAGAGTTCATAAACCAATGGCTTTGGAACCACTGGAAGGACTCGCTGGAGGTGCTGGGGAAGCCATTTATGCTGGGGGCGTTCGGGAAGACGAAAAAGGATCCAGGATACTCGGAGCAGATCCGCAACGACTTCTATTCCACGGTCTACGATAGCATCTATAGCATATCGAAGAATGGGCACAAGACCTTCACGGGGGGTTTAATGTGGCAGCTCTTCGTCGAGGGCATGGAATCGCAAGACGATGGCTTTGAGATTATTCTGTCGCAGGACGCCAGCGCCACCGCACTCATCCTGAATCAGTCAAAAAAAATGGGAGAGCTCGCCGGCGCTGCCTAG